The genome window CAGCGGCGCGATAATGGCGTTTACACGGGAACCGTCTTTCAAACGCGCGTCCACCAGCGGGACAGATTCGTCGATACGGCGGCCCAAGGGCGCCACAATACGTTTGATGACCTGCACTACCTGGTCGTTGTTGCGGAATTTGTATTTCGTCAGCGTCAACTTACCTTTTTGTTCGATAAAAATCTTATCAAAGGCGTTGACCATAATTTCGGTTACGGCCGGGTCGCGCATTAACACTTCCAGCGGCCCCAAGCCTAAAATTTCATCCAACAATTCCGAAGAGAAACGCGTGCGCTGATCGCGCGAGAACTGCAAATTGGGCTGTTTTTGCAAAATATCGTCCACAATAGCCGCCACGCGTTTGCGCGTTTGGGCGCTGGCAGAACTTTCATCGCTTACCACGATGTGTTCAATTTCCAGCGTATGCACGACTTCTTTGTGAATTTTTTGCTTTAAATCATCCCAAAACGACAGTTTCGTCTTTCCGGCTTCATCATCGGCAGTTGCTATGTGCTCCGTCGCGCTGGTGGTTTTGCCGTCGTCAAACAGAATGGGGCTCCAAATTTCTTTGGCGGCCTGCGTAAATTCTTCATCCGATACCGACGCCACCCAGTCTTTCGGCGCCGCTTTCAAATCCCGGATTTTGGCTAATACCAAGCGCAGCCCTTTAACCCACTCCGACTGCGGATTGGTGATAATTTCCACTTCCTTGCGGTTGGACGTGGCCATCACGTCTTCATCCCACGGCAGGAACACGTCAATTTCGCGCCCCAAGGACGAATAAAACCGTTCTACTTCTTCGTAAGGAATCGATCCGGGCGTATCATAGGCGTTGCAAATCACGCTCACGCGATCCATCGGATAGCGTTGTTCTTTATAATCGTTAAAAAGCTGCACCGTAGAATTTAAATGGGTGCGAGTCGCCTGGCAAACCCAGAAAATTTTATCGGAAATATCAAACGCAAACGCCTGCATGGGGAAGCTGGAATCCACATCCAAAAAGATATCAAACGTTTGAGAAAGACGCGACAAAATGGGAATTAAAATTTTGGGGCTGATGGAAGCCACTTGCGCCCGCGTATTGCCCAGCGGCAGCACGCCCACCCCCCATTGAGACATGGAAATCTTCCCGCGCAAAAGCCCCCCCACTACCGCAATAGAGGTGTTGCCCAGCGTTTGCAAAATATCCGACACGCTGACCGGCTTTTTGATATCCAAATAAAAGCTGTGTTCCTGCCGGGCCAACGGATCCAGCGGCACAATCAGCACGGGCCGTTTCTGGATGCCCGCCCAGCCCAAAGCCAAGTTCAGCACTAACGTCGTTTTCCCGGCGCCTTCCTTCGGCCCGGCAAACGCGATGATTTTTGCTTCGGTTTTTGGAGTTGCGTTTTCTTCTGCCATAGCGATTATTCCACGATTTCAACGGTGATAAACAAGAACAAGGAGCGCTGTTCTTCCGTAACGTCTTTGTTCTTAAATAACAGGCCAATAAGCGGGATGCGCCCCAAGAACGGAACCCGGTCTTCAGACACGTTGCGGGAGCTGTTCTTCAAACCGCCAATCACCAGCGTTTCCCCGCTGTTCAGTTCCACATGGGTTTCTACGTCGCGGTTCGTAAACGAAGGCGCCGTAGCCGTACCGATTACCACGGTTCTGGAATAGTCCACCGTAGAGACGGAAAGCTGTACCTGCAAATCAATAATGTTGTTGCGTTCCGGAATAATCGTAGGAAGCACGTTAAGCAAAATGCCGTATTCTTCCAATTGGGAGCCGACCCCTTGGTTGTTCACAATCGGTATTGGCACCTTACCGCCGACGGTAATTTTGGCGCTGTTGCCGGAAGAGGTGACAATTTTAGGGTTGGAAAGCACTTGGGCGCGCCCTTCCGTTTCCATCAAACGAAGACGGGTGGTAACGGCCGTTTTGCGCTCAAATTCCCCCAAGGACAAAATGCCGGGAATGGTGGCTTCTTCAAAGTCAAACAGCTGGTTCCAGGAAAACCCTTTTACGCTTTGCATGGTTCCGCTGATTTCCACCACATCGGCGCTGACCGCCACCAAACGCGTTTTCTTGGCAAACGCACTGGACGGCAGCAGCACACTGAGAAGTAATACCGCGAGAGATATTTTTGTAATAAATTTTTTATTCGTCATATTTGTCCTGTGTAATTATTGGAATAATTTCTCAAAGGTCGCGATTTCCATTAAGTAGTTGGTTACGTCGCCGTGAGAACGCAAGATGACGGAAATATCGCCTTCGGCCTGCGCCAAAGCCAAATACTGCGCATCACGCGGCGAAAGCGCCAACGACAAGGCGGAACTGTCCGAATAGGCCGCGGCATCTTCTTCTTTGTTTTTCATAGCGTTGGCGGCTTTGGCATCCAAACCTTGGCCCAAGTCCGACCCGACGCCCAATACTTTTACGTTCTGCAACAGCGTTACCGTTACTTTCTGGCGGGTTCCGCTCTTCATGACCGCTTCAAACGTCAACAACACGTCAATGTTGTCATCCGGTTTAATCATCGTGGCCGTAGCAATCGGTACGTTGATGATAAAGCCTC of Elusimicrobium sp. An273 contains these proteins:
- a CDS encoding ATPase, T2SS/T4P/T4SS family, giving the protein MAEENATPKTEAKIIAFAGPKEGAGKTTLVLNLALGWAGIQKRPVLIVPLDPLARQEHSFYLDIKKPVSVSDILQTLGNTSIAVVGGLLRGKISMSQWGVGVLPLGNTRAQVASISPKILIPILSRLSQTFDIFLDVDSSFPMQAFAFDISDKIFWVCQATRTHLNSTVQLFNDYKEQRYPMDRVSVICNAYDTPGSIPYEEVERFYSSLGREIDVFLPWDEDVMATSNRKEVEIITNPQSEWVKGLRLVLAKIRDLKAAPKDWVASVSDEEFTQAAKEIWSPILFDDGKTTSATEHIATADDEAGKTKLSFWDDLKQKIHKEVVHTLEIEHIVVSDESSASAQTRKRVAAIVDDILQKQPNLQFSRDQRTRFSSELLDEILGLGPLEVLMRDPAVTEIMVNAFDKIFIEQKGKLTLTKYKFRNNDQVVQVIKRIVAPLGRRIDESVPLVDARLKDGSRVNAIIAPLAVSGPTLTIRRFSQKPFGPEDYYRFGTISPECMAFIEKCVRIRKNIIVCGGTGTGKTTFLNAISGYIADDERIITVEDTAELRLQQPHWVSLESRPPNVEGKGAVTIQDLVKNCLRMRPDRIVVGECRGGEALDMLQAMNTGHEGSLTTIHANTPRDGLSRLEAMCMQTGVDLPVYVIREMISSAVNMIVQLSRFSDGSRKVTYITEMHGQKDGEIQSTDLFRYVQTGVDENGKVQGVFAPTGQLPTFFDDFAAKGQPVDKEIFLKNAIPLDENGEPDKLAVQRLQQAQQQAKSRQVPPAPPAAPAQH
- a CDS encoding type II and III secretion system protein, with the protein product MTNKKFITKISLAVLLLSVLLPSSAFAKKTRLVAVSADVVEISGTMQSVKGFSWNQLFDFEEATIPGILSLGEFERKTAVTTRLRLMETEGRAQVLSNPKIVTSSGNSAKITVGGKVPIPIVNNQGVGSQLEEYGILLNVLPTIIPERNNIIDLQVQLSVSTVDYSRTVVIGTATAPSFTNRDVETHVELNSGETLVIGGLKNSSRNVSEDRVPFLGRIPLIGLLFKNKDVTEEQRSLFLFITVEIVE
- the cpaB gene encoding Flp pilus assembly protein CpaB, with protein sequence MKKGIFLPLVVAILAAIVYAMIVSSAEKKLNASKNIKQVFVPVRDIKEREVIKRDFIKTVPVPAAYLQKDAFTYTTDADFKAIENTVARIQIPKGNQISKYAITSLSPEAGLSSKIPVQMRGFIINVPIATATMIKPDDNIDVLLTFEAVMKSGTRQKVTVTLLQNVKVLGVGSDLGQGLDAKAANAMKNKEEDAAAYSDSSALSLALSPRDAQYLALAQAEGDISVILRSHGDVTNYLMEIATFEKLFQ